From Microbacterium sp. LWH11-1.2, one genomic window encodes:
- the trpB gene encoding tryptophan synthase subunit beta: MSLRDQHGPYFGEFGGRYMPESLIAAIDELTVAYEAAVADPEFRAELAQLLSSYAGRPSAITEVPRFAAHAGGARVFLKREDLNHTGSHKINNVLGQALLTKRLGKTRVIAETGAGQHGVATATAAALFGLECTIYMGEVDTERQALNVARMRLLGAEVVAVTSGSRTLKDAINDAYRDWVASVETTNYIFGTAAGPHPFPAMVRDFQKIIGEEARAQLLDEVGRLPDAVFACVGGGSNAIGMFDAFLDDESVKLYGVEAAGDGVDTDRHAASIERGRPGVLHGARTYVLQNGDGQTIESHSISAGLDYPGVGPEHSWLADIGRAEYIPATDDEAMQALRLLSRTEGIIPAIESAHALAGALRVGRDLGPDAIIAICLSGRGDKDMDTAARYFELYDEEALAHDVEDESVTDKAASKGEPEL; this comes from the coding sequence GTGAGCCTGCGAGATCAGCACGGACCATACTTCGGCGAGTTCGGCGGGCGGTACATGCCCGAGTCGCTGATCGCGGCGATCGATGAGCTCACCGTGGCCTACGAGGCTGCCGTGGCCGATCCGGAGTTCCGCGCCGAGCTCGCTCAGCTCCTGAGCTCGTACGCCGGACGCCCCTCGGCCATCACCGAGGTGCCGCGGTTCGCCGCGCACGCCGGCGGTGCACGGGTCTTCCTGAAGCGCGAGGACCTCAACCACACGGGGTCCCACAAGATCAACAACGTGCTCGGTCAGGCCCTGCTCACCAAGCGCCTCGGCAAGACCCGCGTGATCGCCGAGACCGGCGCGGGTCAGCACGGCGTCGCCACGGCCACCGCTGCCGCGCTGTTCGGCCTGGAGTGCACGATCTACATGGGTGAGGTCGACACCGAGCGCCAGGCGCTCAACGTCGCCCGCATGCGTCTGCTCGGCGCCGAGGTCGTCGCTGTGACCTCGGGTTCGCGCACGCTCAAGGACGCGATCAACGACGCGTACCGCGACTGGGTGGCATCCGTCGAGACGACGAACTACATCTTCGGCACCGCAGCGGGCCCCCATCCGTTCCCGGCGATGGTGCGCGATTTCCAGAAGATCATCGGCGAAGAGGCCAGGGCGCAGCTCCTCGACGAGGTCGGCCGCCTTCCCGATGCCGTCTTCGCGTGCGTCGGCGGCGGGTCGAACGCGATCGGTATGTTCGATGCCTTCCTCGACGACGAGAGCGTGAAGCTCTACGGCGTCGAAGCGGCCGGCGACGGCGTCGACACCGACCGGCACGCCGCCTCGATCGAACGCGGACGCCCCGGCGTCCTCCACGGAGCGCGGACCTACGTGCTGCAGAACGGCGACGGTCAGACGATCGAGTCGCACTCGATCTCCGCGGGACTCGACTATCCCGGCGTCGGCCCCGAGCACTCCTGGCTGGCTGACATCGGCCGCGCGGAGTACATCCCGGCCACCGATGACGAGGCGATGCAGGCGCTGCGTCTGCTGAGCCGCACCGAGGGCATCATCCCCGCGATCGAGTCGGCGCACGCCCTCGCCGGCGCACTGCGCGTCGGACGAGATCTCGGTCCGGATGCGATCATCGCCATCTGCCTCTCCGGGCGCGGGGACAAGGACATGGACACGGCCGCGCGCTACTTCGAGCTGTACGACGAGGAAGCCCTCGCGCACGACGTCGAGGACGAGAGCGTCACCGACAAGGCCGCGTCGAAGGGGGAGCCGGAACTGTGA